CTTACAAAGAGCAAATTCAAAGTAGAGATGGTGGCAAAGAAATCCGGAGTTTATTGTCTTCTTTTTGTAATTCATGGAGCGTTTGCAGCTGAATGCACTGAAAAAGACTACGACAAGGCAAAATTCGACTACAACCTTAAAAGCTGTCATTGTAGGTAttagtttaaataaataaaaaaaagttactaatatgcttttaaaaaagttgtgttttacaaatattttacttttaaaatgcagCTGTTCTACATATAGATAAAGTTACATCTTTGATATCTTAAACCAAAtgatttaatgtaaattttagatCCATATTATTGGTTTtccatctttttttctttttatccatTTCTTGAAAAATTGCAGAATGTATACAtttgataattcatttttttgtaatgtaCACTACTATGAGCATATTTCGTTTCtatatattaaatgtaaattcAAAGGTCCAAAGAACTGGTCACATGTTACTCCGTGCTGGTTTCGGTGTGCCGGTAAAAGACAATCCCCAATCAACATCAGGCGAGCAGATGCCACCTATTCCGATATTGGTTCCTTTAGATTCGACATATTTGACAACGAAGAATTCCAAGTCTCAAGCAGTAACAACGGTAATTCAAACTATTCACATCGATAATTAGTAAAAACTGTTCATAAATATGAAGGAGGAGAAAAAATATTAGTTGAAATAGGCTTCAACAGTAATCATAgtaatatttacatgtgtatttcaaGCAAGCTGAGGCgatgaattcataaaaatttttggtcgctatttcatttttcttcctCGAGAGCTACTTGGGCTTACATGTACTACAGGTATTGGTTGGTAGCTTCCTGGTATAATATTCAGATTTCAGGTATTGTAACTTACGGTATGGACTATACTACATTCGAATAAAGGAAGGGATaaataagaaagaaaacaaaagcaaGAACTGCCAAAATATCCCACGTCTTCTTCAGTTCACTGGTCAAGACTATTTTTACACGCGTGTATGTCGAATTCCTGTAGACccatatacatatgtacaccctatcaaacaatatatacatataatcaaACAAACGATTAATccaacataaaaatattaagcaatatcattaatcataatttagaattgtaaattttattaatttatcatcaaatagatattttatcatttatttgaaaaaactgtattgaacgttttttttttcgtctTAAGTCCATACTGTCCCATttactgttattttttaaaaggttgTTGTTCATACCTATATATGACGAGATATAAAAGCATATGTGATTGCTCTGTAATGAAAAGTCCCTTTAATCTGGTGTTTCAATTGATTATCCCTACGAGTGCATTGGTTGCAGTTTTTCCCCCTGCCAAATGCCTTTATACCAATTTCTGTACTTTTTGTTTGGATTAGTAAAATATTGTACCTAAAGTAATGCAGTTTGAATCTAGATGGTCTTCTCACCATCGTAACTTCGTTGTCTAGCTGTGCGTTCATTTTGCcgataaatgttttttttttagaaaataaaggCTATGTTTTtggttaatttcttttaaatacaaaatgcacaatgcaaatgttattatattttactttctttttaaaaaaattaacacatcACCCTATCAAACGTATACTTTgaggcctgccccccccccccccccactttttctcacagcaacaaattttttaaaatttacttataaaaaattaaattatcatggagttgccccccccccccccacttttttgggaggatgtaaaaaattgatatgaaaataaggaaatgagtgaagttatatactacgctagctcccccccccccccccaacggattaggattttggaagattttggaaaaggttaaaattccttttttttcttttttttttcttttttgggggggatgagtctgccccccccccccactttcaaaaacgatgctacgtgcctgtaataaatcaaacttttattcatttttattaagaaatcaaaattaattaaattaaatgtaaattttatttttacgcATCTGAATATCCACCTTGATTTGCAATTatttatgaatgtttatatcagaattttagttttgttttgttatgtatatattatttgttatgcatatacatgtacatgtattgataagaCCTGCTACTAGAAAAGTTTTATCAACCATTTTTCATAATTCTTCACCTTCGGTATGATTTTTATCTTCCGCTTaattttgatagtttaaaattaaaaaagggcTTAATATATGGAAacaacattacaaaatatagtATGCTTCTTTTCAAGGTTTtatgaaatatgacattgttttGTGAATATGATTGCTTTGCTACTTTTGCGCTTACTTTTTAAAGTTCTTttagttgaaataaaaaaaaacccagtcaaaTTAACTTTTCCATGAAGTGAAGTAGTTTTGCAAATTCgcataatttaaaaactatgtGAACATGTCTATAATTAAAAAAGACGAAGAGAGCATTTAATAATATGCATGTTGTTAAggataaatgtatattgtcaaTAGGTGATCCTCTGCTATTATCATGATTTATGTTGGAAAGATACATTGTAGCAAACCAGTAAATGTGGAGCACATCTTATTGTGTTAATTCTATGATTTTTCttgttgaaatacatgtatctttaaataGACTAATGAAGCGGATCAAGAAATTTGGCCTGAACAGTTTCCTGACTGTGAACACACTTATCAGCCAAGACTTGGTAATCTGTTAGAAAATTCTTTTGAGGAAATGGAAAACTACTCAGGTAAATGAACTTCCCTATTCCTTTTCTTCTCTTGTTTTAATCATTCTGCCTGTTTTGCTCTTTCTCATAATATCAATTCTTTTTTGTATTGCaaaatctaatgaaaaaatcattcatGACTCGTTGACCTTAAAAGATTTATTACCAAGTGACAAGAAATGCTTCTTCACATGTGAGGGATCGTTAACCACGCCCCCTTGTTCTGAAACAGTCACATGGATTGCGATGAAGTGTCCTATCACCGTCTCAAAaacagtatataaaatttcgATTCTGATAATAATCTGATTGTCAAGATTAATCTTCATTGGAGACTTGCTCATTAGTTTATCCTAGGATGGTCTCTAGAAATGAaccttctttttaaatttttacagtaaacaaattttgaacagaaagttgaaaatattttttcaaacattatgaTAGCtttataaattctttttttttttgttccatAGGCTACGGAGAAGCTCAAGAGTCTAAAAATTTCGACTAGCGACGAAGACCTGGGACTCCATGGTAATAGACGCCCGGTGAAAAGAGGTAGAAGGAAAACAGGATTCACATTGCTGAAAAATTTCCTCTAATTGTACTATATTACTCACATAATAAAATAAGTTCTCGAAAACAACTTGTTGAATGTTATAACTGTTATTAACACAAACTTGAATACCGCACAAAGTGACTTATGAGGGTTCGATGGCTGTGGCCATTTtgagactgtattgatctcctttttaagaagacctctataaaaaatatagaaaacattaaaattaagaGGAAAAATACATGGATTTTTGTTGACTAAATAATGGTTTATAGCTCAACGAACATTATCTAGTAAAGGTAAATCTGATGGTTAATATGTTGACCATCCAGCTTCCTATTATAAGCGCATGGTTGTCAAAAacatattctatattttgtgtTACAAACTGCTTCTATAAATTAATTACcagatatgaataaaaaaataataataagttaTCATTTGTTAGGATAAAATTTCGTGTATTGACATTTAGAATCATTGTTCTCTTTTGGAATTTTCATCTATAAACTCATCGTTTATTTTGTTCTTACTATTTCAAGAAAAATGTGATATGGCTCTGAATACTGTTTcatacatttaattaaatttcacctgcaaaaaaaataccgcaaatatgataataaaatcTACTATAAAGTTTGGTATTGTCTGAAAATTATAACATTCAACTACTGATGTGTTGTGTTTCCATACTCTGAAATAAAATAGATATCATAAAGGAAATTCTACAGAAATTGGTTTAACTATATTCGCTATACAAATAGAGTATAATTGTTTACTTTCAAGGAGAAATGTTTAATTAAGTCCAGTGACGATCCTGTCGACGCCGGGTCggaaatatatttgttatactttcatgttaaatactgaaatctgattgccTTAGACACAGttaataatccgttctattacccttagcgttagcaacacactttgCAACGGTTAACATTAcgaattattatactttcatggtgaatactgaaatctgattggtttagacgcagttggtaatccgttatattaccctcagctttagcaacacactttgcaacgggtaacacaacgaattgttacatgcgcgtaaattatgcgcgtacggttcgccgtaaaattcagtttatttctatataaaagcagtaaaattttctttaaaaataagacattaagtataataaaataaatagtgcctgattgggagggtaactgttgaaaatgacacccctcgaaaaccattgtcaacctccgcttcgcgtcggttgacaatggttctcTCGGGGTGACAATTTCAacagtatttatatatagtacatgcgcgaaaattatgcgcatacggttcgctgtagaattcacgtcattcttataaaaaagcagtaaagttttttttttaattaagacatttaatataataaaataaatagtgcctgtttgggaggataacagttaaaattgacacccttcgagaaccattgtcaacctccgcttcgcgtcggttgacaatggttttctcggggtggcaatttcaactgttaccctcccaaataggcactatttatataatgtaaataaaatatgctACTGCTGACCACGATGCATCAGATTATTAGTATGGACTTATAAGGGTCGGAAATTTTAGATGCAGTGTCCGTGTGCGTATAAAAACAAGGATGTGCGTGGAAAGCAGCTAGGAACCatagtattatataaatataaaatacatgtacatagcatATTTGAACAAGAATGACACGGAAAACGATCAATCATCTTCTAGGTATATAATTTCACCGGAAACTTGGACATAAATACATTGAAACCATTGAATTTTGATTCCGGTGTCGATAATGCATaaacctgttttttttttgtttaaaactgcaCACTCTAGATATGTCTCCCAGTGTGATAATGAGCTCTGGTACATTTCTGCGTCAATATTCTCCAGTTGACTGCtgtcttacatgtatctatactaAATGCAGGTTATCTACGATCTGTAACATGCATTTCAGTACAAAAAAAACGaacaaaatttctgttttgtaACTTTGTCTGCATGTATTTTGATTACTTTTCGAAATCAGTTGACTGAAACTTTCTTGTATGATAAAGACAAACAATGTAATTTCAGCTTGCActtacaatgtatatgtaattTATACTTGGGAATTAAAATTATCGTGctgatgttttaaatataaaatagacatttccatttacaaatattttgttattcatGAAGATTGATGAACATAcagaaaattgaaacaaaatttacgAAATATTTTACTTAGACATTTTTTCCTTTAATAATTAAAgtaatatttgtaatttttttttgcattaaccCTGTTTTATACGTACGAGGGTCattcaaaaaatacgaagacaatgtggctgtctatcatatatttttcatgtaagTCAAACTAAatagattaatctgtgcaccaacagttatgttattgatatgcaaagttttagtccatttcatgagacggtatttttgttacccctttttaaaaacaacatgttttgtcaccacggcgcacggtaatgttcaaaacatgacgtcaagatcaaacacgcacagtttatagatatgccccttctttatatcacgcttagtctcttgtgcctttctacttacaatttaaaatggcactgaaccacttaacatcttatttgcacatatttgttcgagaatcattagttagttcttcaaagttttcattttctaaccgtgtatctcttgGTTTACAGTAAAGATAACACTGAACGTCGTTTGACATTACTTATTttatgaccaaatatttacagatattctactctctttcgtactgattatattcaaaatacaatatcCACCACctccacaaaatttattacagtataacgcaaacttgcaaataattgttgacttattttttgtaccattgagcattttcacagcttgtatcggctttttcctgagttaaatccattCTGTTTGTACTTCttgttgcgccgtgacgtccggcgacgtcgatgtttttagtcaattctagagaggactatctgtctttagtaaCTAATATCTGTTAGACAAAgcaatatatcccgtcattatttggtacatagaatatcatgaatatacttaatttgaggtttcaatattatttggttttaagcccaatttatagagattttactttcaacattaaatgtttattgttgtcataacacaaattttgaccgtgcgccgtgacctcatttttgcaagattagattctaaataatttttagaaataaaggattttattaacttttttcttgcaaattgtttaaaactattgctaaattatgtctaccaaatttagtaatgatatgacgttaagtaacatagctatgacaaaagtcttcgtattttttgattgaccctcgtatatcaAAAGTGAACgagagaaaaatataaaacatttaatcttctgggattaagaaaatccatcataatatttttaatataaattaaatttttctatatctttatcgATAAACAAACAATCTTACCTAGCGAATGGATaaacaaagtaaaaattgtTCATAATTATCGGCATCTTTGAACAGAGTATACAcaataaatctttaatatctaaGTTTTCTTTTGTGAAGATTACTGTAGCTGCATGATATTCGTGGTAACAATTCacattgattttgtaaaatcacaatttcaagGATACACGAGTTCTTGACCATTTAACTTCAATGAACGATTTCGTGTACCAAATCAGTACCAAAAAAACTGCAAAAATGGGTATTTAAGaccaattctatgtaagaatcaaaattcggtggccacgcatagtcacggattttcttcatacttgacaatttgatagactttggt
This is a stretch of genomic DNA from Crassostrea angulata isolate pt1a10 chromosome 4, ASM2561291v2, whole genome shotgun sequence. It encodes these proteins:
- the LOC128179953 gene encoding nacrein-like protein — translated: MENYSDLLPSDKKCFFTCEGSLTTPPCSETVTWIAMKCPITVSKTATEKLKSLKISTSDEDLGLHGNRRPVKRGRRKTGFTLLKNFL